From the Anoplopoma fimbria isolate UVic2021 breed Golden Eagle Sablefish chromosome 14, Afim_UVic_2022, whole genome shotgun sequence genome, one window contains:
- the hmgcs1 gene encoding hydroxymethylglutaryl-CoA synthase, cytoplasmic — MPGSAAISCLGPWPKDVGIIALELYFPSQYVDQAELEQLDGVTAGKYTVGLGQARMGFCSDREDINSLCLTVVQRLMERNGLSYDSVGRLEVGTETIIDKSKSVKTVIMQLFEDSGNTDVEGIDTTNACYGGTAALFNAVNWVESSSWDGRYALVVAGDIAVYATGSARPTGGAGAVAMLVGPNAPLAFERGLRGTHMQHAYDFYKPDLMSEYPVVDGKLSIECYLSALDRCYSVYRNKIHAQWQREGSEERFSLEDFGHLIFHSPYCKLVQKSLARLMLNDFLNHPSPNTETGPFTGLDAFRDVQPEETYFDRDVEKAFMKASADLFEKKTKPSLLISNQNGNMYTPSVYGCLASLFAQHASSQLAGQRIGVFSYGSGFAATLYSLRVTQDHTPGSGLEKLVSSLSDLKVRLDSRQKVSPAVFSENMKLREETHHLASYVPRGPVEDLFPGTWYLTRIDDKHRREYARRPLDHDLAAEPELVRSSTGTEHIPSPAKKMPRIPAATAGPEAAVSH, encoded by the exons ATGCCAGGATCTGCCGCAATCAGTTGCTTGGGACCATGGCCCAAAGACGTGGGTATCATTGCATTGGAACTGTACTTCCCGTCCCAGTATGTGGACCAGGCCGAGCTGGAGCAGTTAGACGGTGTAACTGCTGGTAAATACACTGTGGGCTTGGGCCAAGCTCGCATGGGCTTCTGCTCCGATCGTGAGGACATCAACTCTTTGTGCCTGACGGTGGTGCAGAGGTTGATGGAGAGGAACGGTCTTTCCTATGACAGTGTGGGTCGACTGGAGGTCGGCACAGAGACCATCATTGACAAGTCCAAGTCTGTCAAGACCGTCATCATGCAGCTGTTTGAGGACTCCGGCAATACAGATGTGGAGGGCATTGACACCACAAACGCCTGCTACGGGGGTACGGCTGCACTCTTCAATGCTGTCAACTGGGTGGAGTCCAGCTCATGGGATG GGCGTTATGCTTTGGTTGTGGCGGGGGACATTGCTGTCTACGCAACAGGAAGTGCCCGGCCTACGGGAGGTGCTGGTGCAGTGGCCATGTTGGTCGGCCCTAATGCTCCTCTGGCCTTTGAACGAG GTCTGCGAGGAACCCACATGCAGCACGCATATGACTTCTACAAGCCAGACCTGATGTCTGAGTATCCTGTGGTGGACGGAAAGCTGTCGATAGAGTGTTACCTGAGTGCCTTGGACCGCTGCTACTCTGTGTATCGCAACAAGATCCACGCACAGTGGCAAAGAG agGGTTCAGAGGAGCGCTTCAGCCTGGAGGACTTTGGCCATCTAATATTCCATTCTCCATACTGTAAGCTGGTGCAAAAGTCTCTGGCCAGACTGATGCTGAACGACTTTCTAAATCACCCCAGCCCCAACACTGAGACGGGACCCTTCACAGGCCTCGATGCCTTCAG AGATGTACAACCAGAAGAGACCTACTTTGACCGGGATGTGGAGAAGGCCTTTATGAAGGCCAGTGCAGATCTGTTTGAGAAGAAGACCAAGCCCTCCCTGCTGATCTCCAACCAGAACGGGAACATGTACACCCCCTCGGTCTACGGCTGCCTGGCATCACTCTTTGCACA ACACGCATCTTCACAGTTGGCAGGACAGAGGATTGGCGTTTTCTCTTACGGTTCAGGATTTGCTGCTACTCTGTATTCTCTCAGAGTCACACAGGACCACACACCCG GATCTGGTCTGGAGAAACTTGTGTCCAGCCTGAGCGACCTGAAGGTCCGACTGGACTCGAGACAGAAGGTTTCGCCAGCTGTCTTCTCCGAGAACATGAAGCTGAGAGAAGAGACGCACCACCTCG CCAGCTACGTCCCTCGAGGCCCAGTGGAGGATCTGTTCCCGGGGACGTGGTACCTGACACGGATAGATGACAAGCACCGTAGGGAATATGCCCGACGACCTCTGGACCATGACCTGGCAGCAGAGCCAGAACTTGTCCGCTCCAGCACGGGCACCGAG cacaTCCCCAGTCCAGCCAAGAAGATGCCTCGCATCCCCGCAGCCACCGCCGGCCCCGAGGCTGCCGTCAGCCACTGA